The genomic window aagatcctcataggagaggaactgtagaataaagggaaaacagtgtcagtaaaagtgtgtgttatagtgatcaggtgtgaactggttagaagatcagtgaatgtcactttccccctgtcccagtccagctgaactctgaccctctgcacttTCTCTGTAGGTGTGAAGTAGTGATCTTTCTGTCCTGGGCAGCGTGTACAGTATTTACCCATTAGGTTCAGCAGATTCCACACTGACTCCCAgaccctccctccctttctccattCAGACTCACTAATTACACCCAGTGCCCAGTAttcactgtctccaacatcaacatcccagcagtgtgtccctgagttaaagccctcagagcccaggacacaAACATACTtatcaaatctctctggattatcaggaagcagtgatttctgtggtctgcgttctacagtagtgagatcatcagacaggtggaggtttggatgtgcagtgttggggtccagagtaacagggtctgaggagagagaacagaatgaatcatcatgttcttcatgtgtttatgtgatgaggtcacatctacagactgcaggccctttactctgagtgaaatgctgcagtaggttgataagagggaagtgatggtgatgttgtgtgttcaccacacacccctgcagtacttgtgtgcttgttgttttgacacttgaaacttttattcattaatatatttctacatattttggattcattatttgagtatcacatgtgacacttaactagtgcagagttactgttacactgagtgtcacactgcatgtgtgtattattagtgtgtgtgtactgaagtgtgtgtgtgtcctcattagtggGTGGATACTGTTACAGTTCCCCCACTAAAGGGCGTTACTCCCAGAGTGACTAACACCAGTGGACTGTCCCCAGACTGAAGGACGGGACCAGAGGACGAGGACCACAGTGTCCAGACCCCCCAGGAGCAGATCCTCCAGGGAGGAGTCCACCGACGTGCCACaactacaacaccctcaccaggacaacagggggcgacacacacaacaacaaggacagacacagtgacacagaaagacagacacagtGATGTGGAGACAACAACACCAAGGAAAACTCAGGTACTgacacaaacatggtgtcagggacacagacagggacagggacagacactAAGATGGTGACAGGGACACACACCgacagggacagacaaacagacaaggGAGGGTCCTGGCTGACATGCAGGGAACCTGCTGGTCCCTGGGGGGGCGCCGACCCATAGAGGCTGGAGCAGGGGGTGTCTGCTTGGGCTCAGCTGGACTCTGGGCTATGAGGAGGTGGAGTTGTGTCTGGGTGTTTGGAGCGGTGTGTCCTGGTCCTGGaacagtgtggatgtagaacctcctccacctccatctgtgACTCAGCACTGCTAGGATCTCCAACTTCACAACCACACTCCTCTGAGCACTACGACTCCTCTTAATAGGATGGAGGcttgggtggtgtagaggtggagagtgggtggtgtagaggtggagtgtgggtggtgtagaggtggagagtgggtggtgtgtagaggtggagagtgggtggtgtgtagaggtggagagtgggtggtgtgtagggggggatagtgggtggtgtgtagaggtggagagtgggtggtgtgtagagggggagagtgggtggtgtgtagaggggagagtgggtggtgtgtagagggggagagtgggtggtgtgtagggggggatagtgggtggtgtgtagggggggatagtgggtggtgtgtagagggggagagtgggtggtgtgtagaggtggagagtgggtggtgtgtagagggggatagtgggtggtgtgtagggggggatagtgggtggtgtgtagaggtggagagtgggtggtgtgtagagggggagagtgggtggtgtgtagaggtggagagtgggtggtgtgtagaggtggagagtgggtggtgtgtagagggggagagtgggtggtgtgtagaggggagagtgggtggtgtgtagggggggagagtgggtggtgtgtagaggtggagagtgggtggtgtagaggtggagagtgggtggtgtgtagagggggagagtgggtggtgtgtagagggggagagtgggtggtgtgtagagggggagagtgggtggtgtgtagagggggagagtgggtggtgtgtagagggggagagtgggtggtgtgtagaggtggagagtgggtggtgtgtagaggtggagagagtgggtggtgtgtagaggtggagagtgggtggtgtgtagaggtggagagtgggtggtgtgtagaggtggagagtgggtggtgtagaggtggagagtgggtggtgtagaggtggagagtgggtggtgtgtagaggtggagagtgggtggtgtgtagaggggagagtgggtggtgtgtagaggtggagagagtgggtggtgtgtagaggggagagtgggtggtgtgtagaggtggagagtgggtggtgtgtagaggtggagagtgggtggtgtagaggtggagagtgggtggtgtgtagaggtggagagtgggtggtgtgtagaggtggagagtgggtggtgtgtagaggtggagagtgggtggtgtagaggtggagagtgggtgctgtgtagaggtggagagtgggtggtgtgtagaggggggagtgggtggtgtgtagaggggggagtgggtggtgtgtagaggtggagagtgggtggtgtgtagaggtggagagtgggtggtgtgtagaggaggagagtgggtggtgtgtagaggtggagagtgggtggtgtgtagaggtggagagtgggtggtgtgtagaggggagagtgggtggtgtgtagaggtggagagtgggtggtgtgtagaggggagagtgggtggtgtgtagaggtggagagtgggtggtgtgtagaggtggagagagtgggtggtgtgtagaggggagagtgggtggtgtgtagaggtggagagtgggtggtgtagaggtggagagtgggtggtgtgtagaggggggagtgggtggtgtgtagaggggagagtgggtggtgtgtagaggtggagagagtgggtggtgtgtagaggggagagtgggtggtgtgtagaggtggagagtgggtggtgtgtagaggtggagagtgggtggtgtagaggtggagagtgggtggtgtgtagaggtggagagtgggtggtgtgtagagggggagagtgggtggtgtgtagaggtggagagtgggtggtgtagaggtggagagtgggtggtatgtagaggtggagagtgggtggtgtgtagaggggagagtgggtggtgtgtagaggtggagagagtgggtggtgtgtagaggggagagtgggtggtgtgtagaggtggagagtgggtggtgtgtagaggtggagagtgggtggtgtgtagaggtggagagtgggtggtgtgtagaggtggagagtgggtggtgtagaggtggagagtgggtggtgtgtagaggtggagagtgggtggtgtgtagaggtggagagtgggtggtgtgtagaggtggagagtgggtggtgtagaggtggagagtgggtgctgtgtagaggtggagagtgggtggtgtgtagaggggggagtgggtggtgtgtagaggggggagtgggtggtgtgtagaggtggagagtgggtggtgtgtagaggtggagagtgggtggtgtgtagaggaggagagtgggtggtgtgtagaggtggagagtgggtggtgtgtagaggtggagagtgggtggtgtgtagaggggagagtgggtggtgtgtagaggtggagagtgggtggtgtgtagaggggagagtgggtggtgtgtagaggtggagagtgggtggtgtgtagaggtggagagagtgggtggtgtgtagaggggagagtgggtggtgtgtagaggtggagagtgggtggtgtagaggtggagagtgggtggtgtagaggtggagagtgggtggtgtgtagaggggggagtgggtggtgtgtagaggggggagtgggtggtgtgtagagggggagagtgggtggtgtagaggtggagagtgggtggtgtgtagaggtggagagtgggtggtgtagatctcctcatggactgactgtctctcctcagaccagcagtcaactggtcgtccccctcactgtttatactaatacagcctttaatactggaatagttcatgtaccaaacacacaatgttaatgtttctctctctatagagttctaattgtgaggagaacagaattactctaattaatcaaagaacaccaaaactcacagtactggagaatcttctgcactctctcccagactctgaacttcaggttggaaagatgttttgctacattgatcagagctcctgacaccttcttatgttgttttggggtgtgatgaactctggaagTGTATAAAGCTGTATTATCATAATATTTTAGCATatatcatattctaattatttaacatttaaattaacaCATGAAAAAAATTTCACATGAAATGTACAAAGCTGTATTATTATCTTTCATTAAACTTATCAGTGTATCTAACCACGTTTTGCACATAATCAGtatcaaaaatgtatttatattttcttaaataccgTCTTCATATATCATGTTTCTGAAATAACAGAGACCACATACTGAAGATTTGAATGTATGAGAACaatttcacaaacacaatgtgtaacacaatatataaaacagaaataataatcacttactgtttcagtgtggacgacacgttctgagaaggaaacagaggaacaaacacagaaagtgaaatcaaattttagtcattttgtttatataagggtcaaacatgcatcttccttatatgataacatcaatgtgtctaaagacccttacacacacacacacacacacacacacacacgtgcgcacgcacacacacaaactaaaacaaatgtcaaaacattttacttatgcatttgtgtgtgtgtgtgtgtgtgagagagagagagagagaaagagagagagagagagagagagagagagagagagagagagagagagagagagagagagaaagatacagactgagtgattcttactagtaagaacgggatgttctcagcttccatctccttctctgtgtttctgatttgatctgaaagagatgctatttctccactcatctcctcaatcttcctcctcatcatgtgactcttctgctcctcttcctccttcagtgcagctattcttgctgcttcttcatctcttagaaactggtggatcttctcaaactcctcctttatctgcctctctgtgtgctgggcctgatactggaatgggagatgatgaggaaatataaactgtccaaatgtgtgtgtttcattatggtgtacgtggacagtgatcacggcaccattcagaactcagagtgacctttcaccttaatgtgtgctgctgttttctcacagtcttgtttattttcctctaagaccttcagatgctgctgtagagactccagtgaggtcttgagtttgttctgtaaaatacgggtttagtagaggacagtgtgagtCTTACAGGACTCATCACTGTGTCTGTATAGATGTGCTGGAGATTTCAGAGATTATAACAACTGGACACAATGGTGTGATTACTATGAttccttttcatccttttaCCGTCAAATGGAGATGTTTGATATATTGTAGCCGGTTGTATAACCAATGTTTTAATTCTATTATTTTTCAATGTGAATGAAGGTCTGATTTAGTTGTCGGAAATCTCATCATCTGAGAAATTCTATCTAGAATTTCAAGATAATTGTGAACACtggaaaaacatttaaaaacaattaaataagaagtgtacatttcataccttaaattcacacacagcttcctctactggacagcagtcatgagttttatgtgcctttgaaatctgacacaccacacacacaggctgttggtcctccagacagaagactttgagtttctcattgtgcagactgcagagaacctcagaccctgctgaagaTCTCTGAATCCTGCTCGCTTGAAATGCCTCACACAAGTTCTTTAGGACAAGATTACAGGGAGGTTCGTCTCTTGAAGATCTTCtcctacaaactggacattcttgagaccccttggtttcccagaactgctgcagacaggttttacacacactgtggctacatgacagtacaacaggatccctgaagatgtcacagcacacaggacatgaaaactcttcttctgacagagggtttgtagcagccatttcctccaacagctgctgtgctgtttctctgtaatgtctccttctgtacaaacttcactttcacttttagatcttctgtaaaaaacacagtagcacaggagagagtcagtcactgtagtcctttatccagctgagggAGATTAGACTCCTTTCAGAAATAAGACAGAAAGAAGTAAATGCCAGAGTTAAGAGgtttttataatatttataactcACTTGAACGTATAATTAATAAAGACTAGTGTGGCGTTCCAAGATTTACTTCCTCAACAAGGCCGACGTGTACAGGGAGGAGGGGCTTTGGTATAAGAGTTAATAAGCTGGTAAACATACATGATTTCTCCACCAGATGGCGACAGTTCATTACTACTAAGTGAATCAAGCGCCCCTCAGCTGTCTCTGTCTTGGCAGAGTGTAGAGTACTGCAGCTGTAGAACAGATCACTGTTAGGATGTGTTCAATGGTCATACATGAATGACTAAACTCAGTAGGTCAAAATATGAATGAGTTCTCATTTCAAAATCTTAATATTTATAATTTGAAGATGTGAAATTACATTAAACGCATGTTATCATGAATATGTCATAAAAAGCTAAGACACGTGACACTGGGTCCTGGAGTAACTGTTCACAGAATGATCACAGTGTGTAAGAAGGGCAGAAACCAGGAGAGCAGAGAGTGGAGGAAGAGTTTCAATCACGGTAACCTCAGCCAAATAAATAAAGTGGTGATTGAAGAATGACTAAACTCAGTAGGTCAATAGATTAATCAGATCTCATTTCAAAACtttaatattttttacattaaataaataaaatgacatTAAACACACGTTGCCATGAATACATATATTGTTAAAAGCTAAGACTCCTGACATTGGACCAGCAAAATCAAAGTTGTTGATTTCTTATTCACAAATAAGACCTCGGTGTTCAGAGGATagattacagcagagagcatgcAGGACCCATATACGACCAGAGAGGGCGCTGGAGTAACTGTGTTCACAGAACCGTGTTCACACTTTGTAAAAGAGCAGAAACCATGAGGAGTAGAGAGTGGAGGAACAGCTccatacagagagagatagagatggagagagagatggagatgaaaaagagaccgagagagagagagagagaggaggcatTTTTCAGATAACTTTTGAATCAAAGAAAAATCATCACCTTCAGAATAATGTTCTGTACACCCTCTCAAAACATCTCAAAATGACAGACAAAGCTCACCTAAATGAATTCAATAATAACTGGATCAATGAAATTTCAGCTGAACTCAGACCCTCTGACCCTCTGCACGTCCTGCTATTTCTCTGTATTTGTTTCTCCACCAGATGGCACAGTTCACTATAACTAGAATGGTAACCTCAGCCAATTAactattacattttaaatatatacactaccacTAGAATCACGATAACTTTAGACAATTAACtataacattttaaatatatacactaccacTAGAATCACGATAACTTTAGACAATTAactattacattttaaatatatacactaccacTAGAATCACGATAACTTTAGACAATTAactattacattttaaatatatacactaccacTAGAATCACGATAACCTTAGACAATTAactattacattttaaatatatttactaCAACAATGGGTGCAGTCACACAAAAGTTTTCAGATTAAATGTTTGTTAATTCTGATTCCcagatttaatttatttttctattttatGTGATACATATGTgataattttacatataaatctATCAATTCTAATGTACCCCAATAATATAACACACAGAACGGGTTGGCATAAAAATCACAAATATTACTTAGTAGCATACATGTTTACACAAAAACGGGTTTAAAATAATGCCAGTGAGAAGAAAGGCAACTCTGTACTGCCTCATATAAAATCAAAGGTAGCGTTTTATTTAGCAGTGCTAAATGGACTGccatagataaaaaaaaaacctcggTAACCTTTTGTTTGAATTACTGTAAAGGTTCCTGGACTGCATTTGTTCTTGtagataaaaacattaaaaaaacattttagtgGTCTTCCCCATTGAtcaatatagatcaatggtctTCCCAACCAGGTCTTGTCTATATAAAATAGATACTAGAGTTTAAAGACTTTTATTATGCTCTTCCTTGATGAAAGGGGACTCTTATTAGCCCGGAAATCGGCGGCGGAGAAGGAAAAACGACAGTACGCGTTCAGTGTTCGGCTCTCTGTATAATTTAGGATGGTTGACGTGCTAACTGGAGTGTTTGTACGATAATTCGCTGATTCTTGTGCACACTTTATTTCACAGAGGGGAGGATGATGGCAGACCCCGCCGGGATGGGTGGCGGATCTCTGAATGCCGCAACGGTAACCCTAGTTCATGTTGTAGTTAAAAACCTCAACATTAGGAGGCTGCGAACTCATTCGTTGATTTATATGGGCCTTATAAGGACGATTATATATCTGACTGGGTTATTtgtttgtattgtattttattttataatgttTTTTAGCGCTCAGGCACGAGTAAGGCTGCTACGAGCCCGGCGGAGAACTATTTCTTGGCGCGGCGGCGCACCCTGCAGGTCGTGGTCAGTTCCTTGTTGACGGAAAGCGGCTTCGAAAGCGCCGAGAAAGCTGCAGTGGAGACGTTAACAGAAATGATGCAGAGCTGTGAGTAAAACTTACAGAGCTGTGAGTAAACCTCATAGCCGAGTAAACCTTGTTCGGGGCGCTGCTGCGGGTACACGGTGCTTTAATCTAACCCCGGGAATCTGCCGCACTGCAACTCCGATATTACTCCGCCATGGTAGCGGAGTCTAGGCACGCATGCGTCATTTCCGGTCATGGCTCTGGTATAGGTAGTTTGTAAACTTTATATATTTGATATATGCATTTGTTTTTGAGTATGTGCGCGTTGGTGGGAGACGGGTATGGGGTGTTGATGCAGTTCTAATGTATTCTTCCTTGTGGTTTTCAGATATAACCGAGGTTGGACGTTGTGCAAAAGCAAACTGTGAACACACAGCTCGAAGCACTCCAACTCTCTCAGACGTGGTCATCACACTGGTAGAAATGGGTACGCACAAGTGTTTAATCATGCTCACACAAACATATTATATTCAGTTAATATACCCAAGACTTACTACTGGTGTTTTCTCTTTCCACGTATTTCCACATTTATTTTCACTGTCAACTGTGACTGGTCTGATTTGATGTGTTCTGTGATTAGTGGTCAGTGACAGACCTAATCTGTCTGTAGTCTGTTGGTCTTTTATCCATGTGTGAAGGGCAGAAAGTTGCAATGGGATTCTACATTAAACCACAGAAAGACCACCCTGGGACTGTTCGTCCGTTCCTCCACtgcttgcttgtgtgtgtgtgtgtgtgtgtgtgtgtgggtgtgggtgtgtgtgggtgtgtgtgggtgtgtgtgggtgggtgtgtgtgggtgtgtgtgggtgtgtgtgggtgtgtgtgggggtgtgtgggggtgtgtttgtgtgggggtgtgggtgtgtttgtgtgggggtgtgggtgtgtttgtgtgtgggtgtgggtgtgtttgtgtgtgggtgtgggtgtgtttgtgtgggggtgtgggtgtgtttgtgtgggggtgtgggtgtgtttgtgtgggggtgtgggtgtgtgtgggtgtgtgtgtgggtgtgtgtgtgtgtgtgtgtgtgtgtgggtgtgtgtgtgtgtgtgtgtgtgtgtggggtgtgtgtgtgggtgtgtgggtgtgggtgtgggtgtgtgtgggtgggtgtgggtgtgggtgtgggtgtgtgtgtgggtgtgtgtgtgtgtgtgggtgtgtgtgtgtgtgtgggtgggtgtgtgtgtaggtgtgtgtgggtgtgggtgtgtttgtgggtgtgtgtgtttgtgggtgtgtgtgtttgtgggtgtgtgtgtttgtgggtgtgtgtgggtttgtgtgtgtgtgtttgtgtgggtttgtgtgtgtgggtttgtgtgtgtgggtttgtgtgtgtgggtttgtgtgtgtgtgggtgtgggtgtgtgggtgtgggtgtgtgggtgtgggtgtgtgggtgtgggtgtgtgggtgtgtgtgtgtgtgtgtgtgtgtgtgcactgaggTCTCTGCTGTGTCTGCTAGCTGCATCCGTTTTCTTTCTGAAACTAAATCTCTGTCC from Brachyhypopomus gauderio isolate BG-103 unplaced genomic scaffold, BGAUD_0.2 sc213, whole genome shotgun sequence includes these protein-coding regions:
- the LOC143502794 gene encoding E3 ubiquitin-protein ligase TRIM39-like, encoding MAATNPLSEEEFSCPVCCDIFRDPVVLSCSHSVCKTCLQQFWETKGSQECPVCRRRSSRDEPPCNLVLKNLCEAFQASRIQRSSAGSEVLCSLHNEKLKVFCLEDQQPVCVVCQISKAHKTHDCCPVEEAVCEFKNKLKTSLESLQQHLKVLEENKQDCEKTAAHIKYQAQHTERQIKEEFEKIHQFLRDEEAARIAALKEEEEQKSHMMRRKIEEMSGEIASLSDQIRNTEKEMEAENIPFLLNVSSTLKQVHHTPKQHKKVSGALINVAKHLSNLKFRVWERVQKILQYYPVTLDPNTAHPNLHLSDDLTTVERRPQKSLLPDNPERFDKYVCVLGSEGFNSGTHCWDVDVGDSEYWALGVISESEWRKGGRVWESVWNLLNLMGKYCTRCPGQKDHYFTPTEKVQRVRVQLDWDRGKVTFTDLLTSSHLITITHTFTDTVFPLFYSSSPMRILPVKISVTVEQQS